Genomic segment of bacterium:
GTAATTAATGCATCATCCACTGCTTCGAGAATTGCATGAACAATCCGGCAATCAGGAATTCTTATTCCTATTGTTCTCTTCTTAGGATGCAGCAGCCTGCGCGGAACAGCTTTTGTAGCTTTCATTATGAATGTATACGGGCCTGGAGTTCTTACTTTCAACAGTCTGAACTGAGGAGTATCGAACCATGCATATCTGGAAACTTCTTTTATGTCTCTGCACATTAAAGTAAAATTATGTTTCTCATCAATATTCCTTATCCTGCATATCCTTTCAAGCGCCTCTTTTTTCCCAGGCAGGCATCCTACAGCATATGTAGAATCAGTAGGGTAAACAATGATTCCGCCCTTTTCAAGTATCTCTGCGGTTTTCTTTATCAGGCGTACCTGAGGATTTTCTCTGTGGATTTGAAAGTATTGTCCCATAACATAAGATAGAAAGAGGTGCTGA
This window contains:
- a CDS encoding threonylcarbamoyl-AMP synthase gives rise to the protein MGQYFQIHRENPQVRLIKKTAEILEKGGIIVYPTDSTYAVGCLPGKKEALERICRIRNIDEKHNFTLMCRDIKEVSRYAWFDTPQFRLLKVRTPGPYTFIMKATKAVPRRLLHPKKRTIGIRIPDCRIVHAILEAVDDALITTTFILPDNGLPVSYPEEIQDYIINKIDIILDAGKMRDDLTTIVDLTAETPVILRHGIGDFDFEP